Within Sorghum bicolor cultivar BTx623 chromosome 2, Sorghum_bicolor_NCBIv3, whole genome shotgun sequence, the genomic segment ATCTGCTTGTCATGTTTATGATATCCTAATACTTTATTTTTGTCCCCCTTACACATAGCTGGTACTTCTAATGTAAGTGTGCCCAGCTAAGTTTGTATTCCAGTTCCTTAGTTCTTGTTGTTTTGGACGAGCTTTTAGAACTTTTACTACCAATAACTCAAATGTTTTGGAGACATgttgtccaaaaggacaagaatTATGGATCCAGAGGTGGTAACAAATATCTACTCTTAAGATTGGGACTGAGAGATggaaactgctcatgctgtacTATGGTCAGTACACTTTGAAAGGCTCACCATCTACTTGCAGGATATGGTTCTGGCGACTCAGTCTGTAGGCACTTCTTGCTGCTGTTATTTCTTTTGTGAAGTGTTGTACGGCACTGGGGTTGGTAAATCATAGGCTCTATCCTCCTGGTATGCAAAATCCAAAACATGACACGGGCAATCAGTTGCACCATGAATTGATGTACAGATACATTGATGGCATTTACCTTTTGTAGTTGAtacatatgatttgattcctCTTATCACCTATGCAGTTTGTTAGTTCATGAATTTCCATCCACATGGATTCTGACCAATTTACTTGATCATATCTTGCATGCAGGCAAAATTGAGTATAATACATGATCTACTTGGGAAAGTCCATGCAACTGTGGTTAGCACCGAGAAAGGGCAAGTCTACAGAGCGTTGCTCGATGAGTTGAATGCAGAAAGACGACAATGCCGATCTGGGATTCGAGATTTGTTCAATAGCTCTTTTGGTGCAACATTTCTTACAGACACTGGAAGGGAATCATCATTTGCCTATCACATTCATCAATACGCCGATATTTACACGAGCAAGCTTGAGAACTTCTTATCATATGCTCCTGAATCTTGGCTTCATCCACCTCATGACATAAAGATCATGCCACACAATGCGAAGGTAGTTTGAATCTTCCTCTGTGGAATTTTCTTGTCATAGTTTTCAGTATGAAGTGATTCGCTTGCGAAGGTAGTCAAATAATCGTAACTATTGTCATAGTTTTCGAGTTTTTTTTCTAACAGTTATTACGGGAACAAATGCTGATATATTATATAGTTGAATTGGGGTAATGATTTGGACATTCCATGTTGTAGGTCCCAGCAAGCCTGTTCAGTACCTCCTAGTTCACTCTTATCTGTATTTTCAGTGGAGAACCAAGCCATAGTACCCCATTATGGTTTCTGTGTGAGACCCATGCGACAGGATTGTGGACTCCTGCTTTCGCTTGCGTTATATGAATGAAGCACCAGATGATGCATCAATCCAGCAGACCAAGCAGCAAGTTAGCAGTCATTCTCCTGACTTGCCACGGAAATGTCAGTCATGTGAGTAGTTGACCGACTCGGCCTGTATGATGAAGCTTCTATCTGCTCTTTAAAAGAAAAGGAAGCATCTGAGAAGCCGCATGCTTGTGTTCCCATGAAACTTCAACAATCTGACTGTCAATAAAGCAGATACACGCAACACATCTAGTTTCCCCATTTTATTTACATTCTGCAACACTCTTTGCTGCACTCCAATATTACACTGAAAACTCGTTCAgtggcatctgacaagtttttGGGATGAGCAGAAGATAGTTTGGGTCCAGACAACGGGTAAATTATAAACGCCTATTTGTCCTTGTCTGTAACAGGAAGGCTTTCTTCATTTCTATTGCTCATGGTCCCGGAGACTGGCTGGAGTTCCAGTTCTTGCTTGCATGAACGTGGAGACCTGGAATTTCGAGAACAATGGCAATTAGGGGACTCATGTGATTTCTGAACacagaaaatataatttttttattcttCGCTGACCATGGTTTTGGATTAATTTGTTAAAATCTATCTGGTTTTGCTTATGCATGCTGAACCACTTGAAATTGCAGCATTTGGAGTTCTGTGTTGTGTTGACACCAAAATTCACGACAGAAACATGTGAAGTCAGCAGCGAATAACACTGCTTACCTCTGACGAAGAGTTGATCGGTTTGCACCGAGCTTGGGCACAGTTGCAGTAGCAGGGCAATATCCGACTTCCTCGCATTGCGATGGTGAAGCACCCATCTTTTTCCAGAAGAACAAAAAACAGAAAAACGAGCTATCAGAAAGCGGCAAAAGATCAAAATGATGGCTGCTCAGACCACCCTGCTTGCTATATGGAAGTTTCAGAGAATAACACGCTCACATTCTGACGAAATGGGGTCTTCTCCGTTGTGCGAATTTTACCATAGATTTTGTATCTTCGTGTACTCTTCAAAGCTCTCATGCATTTGCATAGGCAACACATGAGAACACAGCCAAGGCATAACATTATCACGATCCCAGCTGCTGCCAACCATCTAAACACTGAAAATAACCGCAAGCACAGAATCAAAATGAGCTCCACAACCGCAAGCACAGAATCAAAATGAGCTCCACACTACATGGAAGTTCAGTTTTCTGCCTAGGAATATCATCAGTTCTGGTACTTACAGATAGTTCGCCTAGAGTTCACAtgttttgttttgatgactggAACTAGACGAACAGTCTTGGCAGTGGTAAGTGGCATCGTCATTCTCTCTGAGCAGTCAGgatagcatccatggtttcccAGGTCGTTCACAGTGATGGACAACGTTGTTCCATGCCTTGGACCCTGTAAGAGAGAGTCACATATCTGCTGTAAAAAAGAAAAGGCAAGAAATGTGACAAAACGAACAGCTGCTATATAATCTGATGTTTCAGGATTTACTTTGTAATGCAACTGCTGCATTGCATTGTTGCAGCCCTGGACGCTCCCATGGAACCTGATGGCAGTTCCTTTCAGTACAAAGTGATTTGCGATGGTCACATATGTCTGAAGCGACTGCCAACCGTCAATGCCTTCAGTCTTCATCGATGCAGCGGCGATGGCACTGGATGGCAAGGTGGTGGCTAACGTTCCCTCCAAAACTTCTAGCGAGAGCACTAGGAAAAAGGAAGACTTGTTCTCTGCAAGATAAAATCTGTCAGTCTACATCAGTAAATGTTTTTTCGTATAGTGCATAAACAACACCATGAACAGTCTATATATTCATATCATATATAAATGGTATATGATTCGTATATAGTACCTGGGAAATTGTGAAGATCAGGTTCAACAATGGAGAATTGGAATGTATCCCTGTGCTTATCAAATATTTTATGTCCTTCCATTGATTGGTTCCCACTCAAGAAAATTGAACTTGGAGCAAGTATCACCGGAGGATCATTGATTGGTTCAACGAAGGTTGGGAACTGAGTTTTTCGTACACCATTTCTGCTCGAGGCATGTAGAGATATAACATCGTTTCCGTGGAAGTCTTCGTTTCTGCACATATTGATATGCATGGTTACCATACGCAAAGGACTAGCAAGATCTTTGTAAAAAATAGGGCTTGTACAAAACCAGGGGGAGTCAGGATCTTGATTAGTACCCACTGTACAACAGATACTTTAGTGCATCATTTACCACTTCTATCGTTCCTTGTAACATCAGGTCTTTGCCACCTGTACCTTTGCTGCTAATCGAAAGTATACTATCTGATAGCTGTTGAAGTTTAATTCGCACTGGATCAAAGAACACACTCCCGGACTCTGCTGTCACTGTAACAGATATATTTTCTGTTGCATCTGAATACACCATTTTCATCCCCGGAAATCCACTGCCAAAAAAAAACATACACATATTTGATTACTTTAGAaagagaacaaaaggaggtcaaAATTTACACTTATAGCtaatgaagaagaagaataagTACAAGTATGCAATACTTAGGTAAAAGACATTATGGCTTACGCAAATAGTGGGCTGATTGTATCTTCAGTAACATGCAACTTGTCGGGTAAAGATATGAACTGAGGTGGTCTGCAGAGAACAGATATGAAGACTGTTGCAGTGACGACATTGTTATGCTCATCACATACCGTATACGAGAATGAGTCATTCCCAAAGAATCCTTCGAAAGGTGTGTAACGGTAGGTTTTGCTGAACTGGACTGACCCATGAAGTGGCTTCAGAGAAAAGGGACAACATTAAGTCAGAATGTGAAGTAATGAGAAAATAAAGTAATAAGTACTCCGTAGGAAATTTTGTACTATGGTACATTATGCTTGATATTCTCTTCTAACTCCTCTTAACAAGCACTTGCAGTGCTTGATATTTTTATTGATGTTATAGCTTCCTATTTCCTATTTGACATCAGTTTTATGCTGAACATTTGTCATAGAGACCGGGCTATGTGCATTGCCAAGATGTAGCTAGAGGCCAGAATTGACTTTCCATTatctaaaagaagaaaagaactgGAAGGATCGTATTATAAATTGAAATTAGTTGCAGTATTTGTTTTGCTGCCGCAAGTTTCTTTGTTTTCGAAGCTTTCGAAGCAACGTGTAATAACTGTTCAACAATGAGACTGCCAAACTCAGTTAAGATGGTTGGCATGTGCAACTGCAAGGGTTGATAACAGGTATAACAGAGAGAAGAGATCATCACTATGAGGTGGAAAAATTAAGAATCACATATTTCATGGCATTAACTTACAGAAGATGAGTTAGCTATTTCCACTTTACTTCCTGCAATGCGGTCATTTGACAATACATCGAAGGAAGTGGATTCATCCTCCCACACTGAAACAGTATCATTTTTAACATCTGAAAAGTATTCATCTGCAAACAGATATAGTTCATCAGAGTTAACGAGACAATTAATGTTCTGCCAACTAGAGCTTAACTATCTCTCTCATGTAGCTTGCTTTCAAAAAAAACTCTCATATGACCAATTTCTTTTTTTATGTGTTGAAACTTTCAGGATCGACTGAAAAATTACCTGCAAGAACGGTGACGTCGAATGGACATGGAGTCAGCTGTTTATCCTCATAAAGAACACATATGCCATATGAACCAAGTCCCCTTGCCACATAATGAGCAGTATATGATCCATCTCCATTGTCAACAAATTCTTTTGCCACAAAACTAGTGGTACTTGTGATGCTTGCAGATATCAGCTGAAATTTCAATTTTGACTTGAAAGACACCACCGGGTTCATGAATGAGTCAACAAGTCGAACAACAACTTCATTTTCAACTGATAATTTTACTTTGGGGTCAAACTTGACAACACTTGACAAAGACATATTGATAGCACCTAGGCAGGTAATATATGGTAAAGGAAGTTAGAGTTCAATCTGTATAAGATAGAAGCTACTCTTTAGTTAGTTCTTGCGAGCTCATAAATAGTTGGCTCGTTTTAAGGTGGTCGTCCTTTATTCGAATCACTTAAGAATTTCTCATTTGAATTCATGAAAATTATCAATCATTTTCAATTTGTTTGATATTTCACTTGAGCACAATCCATTTGTATCATCATACTACATCGTACATTACATGTGAAATAGCACTAGCGTATCAGAATGCAAGAATTACAATTGCATTACTATAGTGAATTCATGCATTGCATGAATGTAAAAAATTTGATTAAAAAGGCACATAAGAAAGGTAATCAGACCTGGCAAAACTGTCATGGCATATGGATTTCCACCATTTAG encodes:
- the LOC8056000 gene encoding protein GAMETE EXPRESSED 2; amino-acid sequence: MANTAATSRRTAMSSSSSSPPPLSLLLCVSLLLSSTVQQPPSTQAQQAASQALDPAFMFGWLNNKRDYTAGDTAVIQAMPLNVRAAAAVRASLSFTFSVNGKEGNSRYVTDVAANIGDDPHAWTISFVPLRAGNFAALVGEKRFVPAEWPLTFTVAAAAMHPSASRASWTFPGRRVVAGSRAFLSIFPRDAFSNAIARGPDMPDYFRVSGSYLNGSAVELWDFHYNGWTEDGRIGVEFRSSVAGDLLVHVYGDGRELRDSPLLLTVNPGVLNIAVSTCSWKHGINTLQVSSKLEIFIYQRDSFGNIVPDIHPFDAQVVDKASNLTIPIVDLAMEAVADGVQLLSFNVVEAGQFSLTIFDAPLDERVSNTVHMFDVFVGYCNGSNSFANGSGLANSSAGSTSSFSVFLLDHYRIPSPVETARMQVKILGKNATSYADPIITPGRESNGNVICSFSGLAFYAIAGNSNVQTSKFNVSYTPRIAGEYEIWVLCGNIVLNGGNPYAMTVLPGAINMSLSSVVKFDPKVKLSVENEVVVRLVDSFMNPVVSFKSKLKFQLISASITSTTSFVAKEFVDNGDGSYTAHYVARGLGSYGICVLYEDKQLTPCPFDVTVLADEYFSDVKNDTVSVWEDESTSFDVLSNDRIAGSKVEIANSSSPLHGSVQFSKTYRYTPFEGFFGNDSFSYTVCDEHNNVVTATVFISVLCRPPQFISLPDKLHVTEDTISPLFAGFPGMKMVYSDATENISVTVTAESGSVFFDPVRIKLQQLSDSILSISSKGTGGKDLMLQGTIEVVNDALKYLLYSGNEDFHGNDVISLHASSRNGVRKTQFPTFVEPINDPPVILAPSSIFLSGNQSMEGHKIFDKHRDTFQFSIVEPDLHNFPENKSSFFLVLSLEVLEGTLATTLPSSAIAAASMKTEGIDGWQSLQTYVTIANHFVLKGTAIRFHGSVQGCNNAMQQLHYKGPRHGTTLSITVNDLGNHGCYPDCSERMTMPLTTAKTVRLVPVIKTKHVNSRRTILFRWLAAAGIVIMLCLGCVLMCCLCKCMRALKSTRRYKIYGKIRTTEKTPFRQNMGASPSQCEEVGYCPATATVPKLGANRSTLRQRSPRSCKQELELQPVSGTMSNRNEESLPVTDKDK